A window of Halobaculum roseum genomic DNA:
TCGATTTGATGCTGAGATGCGCCAGGCTGTTCTACAGCGGTTGTCGCGGTAGCCACGCGTCAGACACACCACTGTTCAAATGAAATCTCGTCGGTGTCGGGTCTCACAAGTAGATTGGATCCCTCCATTAAGCTATCCTAGGACCACCATGGACACCGGTGTTCAAATGAAATTCTAAAGTTGTGATTCCATTATTTCGAAGATTGAGACGACAATCTCTGGGAGTGTCGCAGGGATCAATACCCGAACGCGCGCAACGCTCGTCTCCACTTTCACGAACCACTTTCGGGTGCTAAAATCTCATATCTTTACCTTCCTTCGCTCCACCCACTCAATGTCTATTCGACAACCTTTGAGGCGATTGAACAGCGCATTGAGTCGCTTTGGTAATCGGCGACCGTCGCAACCGGTTCGGTGAATTCGTTTTGTTCGTTTCGCGTAACGAATACAACGATCTCGTTTTTCAGAATTAGGCTGCTGCTCAGTTAACCAACATCCCACGATTCTTGATGGCTGGTTGTTGGTTAAGAACGTGGACGCCGACGAGATTCTTGTGCGACCACGTTGATGTTGCTTCCCTCCGAACTCCTCGATATGTGTGGCCGAAACTCGCTCTTCATCGACCAGGCTGACCTCGAGGCTCGCTTCGATGCCCAGATTGTCGCGGACGGCGGGTATTCACCTCGATACAATATCGCGCCTGGCGACGATCTACACATCATCACGAACGAGGCTTCCGACGAGATCGATGCCTACCACTGGGGGCTGATTCCGTTCTGGGCGGATGAGCCCAAGGAGGGTATCATCAACGCCCGCTCCGAGACTGTCGACGAGAAGAGCGCGTTCAAGCGGGCGTGGGAATCTCGCCCCTGTCTGGTCCCCTCGTCGGGGTTCTACGAGTGGAAAGCGCCGAACGGCGGAACGAAACAGCCCTACAGGATTCACTGCGAAGACGACCCCGCATTTGCGATGGCTGGCCTCTGGGACGTTTGGGAGGGTGATGACGAGACGATCTCGTGCGTCACGATTCTCACGACGGAGCCGAACGACCTGATGAGCTCCATCCACGACCGGATGCCGGTCGTCCTCCCGCAGGACGCGGAATCTAACTGGCTCGCCGCAGACCGGGACACTCGCAGGGAACTGTGTCAGGCGTACCCGAAGGATGATCTTGACGCCTACGAGATTTCGCCGCGAGTCAACAACCCCGGCAACGACGATCCGCAGGTCATCGAGCCGCTGGACAACGAGCAATCGGGCCTCGGCGAGTTCAGTTCCTGATCGGTGGCGGCATCACGGTTACTGCATCGGCGACGCAGCTGTCGAATCGACGAGCGAGTACTCTCGATCCCGACTCGTCCCCTCCGCCTCGAGGAGGTTGTACTGGTCATTTTCGAGAGATGGGTTCGGACAGTACGATTCGTTCGAGGGTCATCGACCTTGTCTATGTAGCGGTCGTGAATCTCGCTGGGTCCGTGCGGCCTATGGTTGTGAACGATAACATAGACGACCCGTTAGTGAGGGGTGAGCGAATCGAGGCTCTTCTGGATGGCAATTGGGTGGCTGATTTCCTACTGCTCTTCCGAGGTGGTGTCTGAGCCGTCTAAAAGTGGCTGATCCTGTAATCGACCAGCGGGATAGTATCTCCCCTCGTCTTTGCTATAGAGGTAGGTCTGGATCGGTCTGAGTGTGTTTGATTTTCGCCCGAAGAGAAAGGCGAGCCCTATCGGGCCAGCTATGAAGAGATGAATGGTCGATGTTTTTGGCAGTTCTTTGACCGCATCTCGTACCTTGGTTCGGAAAACATCTGCAGCATGGGTTGCCTGTGCCGGGGACAGTTCCACATCAGGCCCGTCTTCCGGTGTCAATCTGAGAATACCGTTGAAATCCGGAAGGTCGTTATGCATCTGGTCTATCTCCGGTTGCACATCGGCAGCGATGTTGACGAGCACTGCCAGTTCCGATCCGTGATTCGGTTGTCGCTGGAGATCTCCTTCTAACCCGCTTTCCTCTTCGTCGATATCGAGTGTCCATTCTGTCATCCCGGCAGGGCCGGTGGGTTGCATCCACGTTGCTTGGATACGACGTGTGGTTGGAAGACAGTAACCGGCCGCGAAAGCAGCGGGAAGATGCGTTCGGCCACGAAAGCGGAGGGGGCGGCCCGATGCGTTTTGAATGAGACAGTCCGTTACCGTGGTTAACGCCGGGAGTAGACGCTGGTTCCATACTTCT
This region includes:
- a CDS encoding SAVED domain-containing protein, producing MTDPTGRVFLSYKHEQTDVANFLQTELERHGVPIWRDIFDLKPEPLRDEIIDQLENPETASGIALVSEGVADSDIILNDELPGFNSRWDNDDEFFVVVVPCPDISVGEAKSILNEAPILHDFSAWKMLPLEAATSDKATDIVQAVISERIERIDGYLPDGEPLECSLDTYESPAHDIDPAIAIDWSRSFEHGPPSQEVWNQRLLPALTTVTDCLIQNASGRPLRFRGRTHLPAAFAAGYCLPTTRRIQATWMQPTGPAGMTEWTLDIDEEESGLEGDLQRQPNHGSELAVLVNIAADVQPEIDQMHNDLPDFNGILRLTPEDGPDVELSPAQATHAADVFRTKVRDAVKELPKTSTIHLFIAGPIGLAFLFGRKSNTLRPIQTYLYSKDEGRYYPAGRLQDQPLLDGSDTTSEEQ
- a CDS encoding SOS response-associated peptidase — translated: MCGRNSLFIDQADLEARFDAQIVADGGYSPRYNIAPGDDLHIITNEASDEIDAYHWGLIPFWADEPKEGIINARSETVDEKSAFKRAWESRPCLVPSSGFYEWKAPNGGTKQPYRIHCEDDPAFAMAGLWDVWEGDDETISCVTILTTEPNDLMSSIHDRMPVVLPQDAESNWLAADRDTRRELCQAYPKDDLDAYEISPRVNNPGNDDPQVIEPLDNEQSGLGEFSS